One segment of Panicum virgatum strain AP13 chromosome 1K, P.virgatum_v5, whole genome shotgun sequence DNA contains the following:
- the LOC120654400 gene encoding F-box protein At1g67340-like, with protein MEAVRKQEKAEGKRPRVEAAQPDDGSQLGDLDVLPQDLVLSILAAVSSSADKPADLFSAMLVCKKLGELVMTPQVLKVASAACVSVRAGRWCPAADSFLRRCGDAGNADANFLLGMIEFYCLGRLRQGWLRIKAAVSSGHAEATFAAAVIRFNAAGCPAVDDRGLRAAAGLFLRAATGGHIGALRDLGFCVSNGLGVPADPAAGRRLTVWANVQELRARHPEGPARDAALAHVGSGPGCLNTNFGCFAAAPRRLEWAHPANRFLGEWFAARPQAPALARLRLLCSLPTCGRPETRQFEFRRCTACAVARYCSRACQALHWRMGHRAECVPVHQWLLAAMANQAAAHVNGALAAAAAPGDVAGFPI; from the exons ATGGAGGCTGTGCGTAAGCAGGAGAAGGCAGAGGGGAAGAGGCCTagggtggaggcggcgcagcCGGACGACGGCAGCCAGCTGGGAGACTTGGACGTGCTGCCGCAGGACCTGGTGCtctccatcctcgccgccgtgtCGTCGTCGGCGGACAAGCCGGCCGACCTCTTCTCCGCCATGCTTGT GTGCAAGAAGCTCGGCGAACTGGTGATGACGCCCCAGGTGCTGAAGGTGGCGTCCGCAGCGTGCGTGTCCGTGCGCGCCGGCCGGTGGTGCCCCGCCGCGGACAGCTTCCTCCGCCGCTGCGGCGACGCCGGCAACGCTGACGCCAACTTTCTGCTCGGCATG ATCGAATTCTACTGCCTCGGGCGGCTGCGGCAAGGGTGGTTGCGCATCAAGGCGGCCGTGAGTTCCGGCCACGCGGAGGCGACCTTCGCTGCGGCTGTCATCCGCTTCAACGCCGCCGGCTGCCCCGCCGTCGACGACCgaggcctccgcgccgccgcaggcctgTTCCTGCGCGCCGCGACCGGCGGCCACATCGGTGCGCTCCGCGACCTCGGCTTCTGCGTGAGCAATGGCCTCGGCGTGCCCGcagaccccgccgccggccgccgcctcaccGTCTGGGCGAACGTGCAGGAGCTGCGCGCCAGGCACCCCGAGGGGCCCGCCCGGGACGCCGCCCTCGCCCACGTCGGCAGCGGCCCCGGCTGCCTGAACACCAACTTCGGGtgcttcgccgccgcgccgcgccgcctcgagTGGGCGCACCCGGCCAACAGGTTCCTGGGCGAGTGGTTCGCCGCGCGGCCgcaggcgccggcgctggcgcgCCTGAGACTGCTGTGCTCGCTGCCCACCTGCGGGCGGCCCGAGACGCGGCAGTTCGAGTTCCGGCGCTGCACCGCGTGCGCCGTGGCGCGCTACTGCTCCCGCGCGTGCCAGGCGCTGCACTGGAGGATGGGGCACCGGGCGGAGTGCGTCCCCGTGCACCAGTGGCTGCTGGCCGCCATGGCCAACCAGGCCGCCGCCCACGTCAACGGcgcgcttgctgctgctgccgcgcctGGCGATGTCGCCGGCTTTCCTATCTAG
- the LOC120702112 gene encoding uncharacterized protein LOC120702112, giving the protein MATRILSLTSSASGCERNWSGFEGIHTKKRNRLTTARLEKLVYIQFNNRLLSKREKIKTKKITDVLLSSDTTEVQGFLQEGGDDCALVVFRDEEDEDEMEGTGIPWAVIGEAVGAEEQLERRRSGSVREARELYEGEEFSSEEEEYESDEDEDE; this is encoded by the exons ATGGCTACAAGGATCTTATCTTTGACATCAAGTGCTTCTGGTTGtgaaagaaattggagtgggTTTGAAGGG ATACACACTAAGAAGAGGAATAGACTAACTACAGCCCGCCTCGAAAAGTTGGTCTATATTCAATTCAACAACAGGCTGCTTAGTAAGAGAGAAAAGATCAAGACAAAGAAGATCACTGATGTTCTATTGTCTAGTGATACAACTGAAGTTCAAGGTTTTCTCCAAGAGGGTGGAGATGATTGCGCATTAGTTGTCTTTAGagatgaggaagatgaggaTGAGATGGAAGGTACAGGGATACCTTGGGCTGTTATTGGAGAGGCAGTGGGAGCAGAAGAGCAGCTTGAGCGGCGTAGAAGTGGTAGTGTGAGGGAGGCAAGGGAGCTCTATGAAGGAGAAGAGTTTTCGtccgaagaagaagagtatgagtctgatgaggatgaggatgagtgA